TTTAACGTCTGCAGCAAACCCTTGATCAGCATGATCATCAGCAGCATAAGCATGCTAAATCCAATCACACCCGTCTCTCCCATCACCAGGAGATACATATTGTGCACCGGGCGCGAGATCGTCTCAAACTGCAGTCCCAGAATGCTGTCATTGTACTGCCGCATCACTTCCTGGTAATTGTTGATGCCGACACCGCCGATGGGATTGTCCGTGATCAAATTAAAGGCAATACGCATCATGGGAATGCGGCTCATAGCGGATCCGTGATCCTCTCCGTAAAAACGTTGATAGATCATATCCGAGAACACAAACGAAACCACGATCAACAGGAAAAGCGTGAGAAACGCAGGGCCGACCAGGGCTTTCCAGCGCACACGCCTTGACTTGAGCAGGAAAAAAAAGAGGACACCCATGGCAAATACAAAACTGACCCAGGCGCCGCGCGAGCCGGTCATGATGAGAGCAATCAAACCCAGTCCGATAATGGCGGTTAATGCAAATTTGTACAGCTTGCGCGTTTCAATAAAAAAGAGGGCGACGCACAAAGGCAGCAGAATCTCCAGATACATCGCCAGCCGGTTGGGATGGCCCAGAGTTCCCATCACGCGCCAGGGTCCTGCGCCCGGTCCGTCTATACTGGCCTCACCGAAAAACGCCAGGCCCAGTGTACCGCCGGTCACGGTTTGCAGCAGAGCGATCATGCCCTGCATGCCCACGGTCAGGGCCAGCATCCAGACAAGAAATCTGAGGTCCTGCGGTTTTTCCAGATAATTGGCCAGCACCAGATACATAAAAAACAATTTAATCATTTCAACAATCTGCATAATCGCCAGATCAAACTGCGGCGCCCACAGGAGTGTGATAATACAAGCCTGAATGTATAAAATTGCAGGCACGGACAGACGCGGATAAAAGTGCATATCCACATTCGGTTTGCGGACAGCAAGCTCGAACAAGCGGAGAAACAGCAGGATCAATACAAAAATATCAATAGCAGAAATGCCCATGGTATGGGCGCCGGCCTGATTTCTGAAATGATGATAAAAATTTACATCAATATGCAGAGGGATCAGCAGCACGATACCGCCCATCAGCAACTTGCGCACATTACCGATAATCAGAAGAATGAACGGAAAGCTCAGAGCAGCAAGGGCGGCCATCAGAATTTTGGTCGACAGATCGGACAGTACAAAAAAAGACAGTCCGATTCCCAGAGCCAGCAGCAGGAAAAGAAGGACCTGTAAGGATTTGGTATATTTCAACGTATCGAGCATAAATAGAGTCCCGTGTGCAGGGCGTGCGCAGTTACGAGGGATTGAGTTTGGATTTGAGCAGAAAATATATACCCTGCGCGGTGAACAGCAGAATATACGGTTCCACAGGAATCCTGTAGCGCACCTCTGCAGCGATCAGAGAGTACCCTGCCGCCATTGAGAAAATGGTCAACATCATCAAGAGCGTACGATGCTCGAACGGATGATCGGTGATCAGCCCGAGAATCGCGAGCAGAAATACCGGCAGCATGACCGCAATACTCAGCGCTTTGACCCATCTCCACACACCAAACCGCGCCACCGGCACGACCCGGGAATCCTTTTTACGCATCCGGGACAAATAGTCCTGATCTTTCATATCCAGACGGTCGGGATACAGCGCCCAAAAATGTTTCATCTCACCAAGCATGAATTTAACAGAGCGCACAGGATTCATAGCATAGTTCCGGGCAATTTTCAAGATTGAATCATCATCCGTGCCTGTGGGATTGGATTTGAGATAATCGGTGGTTTCGGCAAAGCCGCTTTCAATTTCTTTTTCATTTGATGATGACTGTTCAAGATCCGGGAAAACCGTATGCGGCACCATACGAACCAGGGTAAACCGGCCGTATTTTTGATAGTTATTCATCGTCCAGGGCGTCAACACGAGCGCAAACAAAACCGCAAACGAAACAACATGCAACAGTCGGGCTTTGCAGCCGAAATTTTTACTCAACAGCAGCCAGAGCAGCCAAAAGGGGAAAATAAAAAAGATACAGGGGATGGTCAAAGCAGAGACTCCGGCCGTCAATCCGGCCAGCGCATAATATCCGATTTCCCCCTGCTCTTCCGCATTCAGCAGCAGCAGGGTGGTCAGCGCCAGAAACAACGTAAATATATTGGTCGAGTATAAAATACCCGTAATCAGGACAAAGTGCGGAAATACCGCCGCCAACCCCGCTGCGATGAGCGCCCGTTTGTGATCAAACAACCGGATACCGATCTGATAGATCACCCAAATCAGTGCCAGACCGGCAATGATTTCAAAGAGTCGCATCGCGGTAAAAGACGGACCGAAAAGCATATAGACGCCCGCCATGATGACAGGATACATCGGCGATCGATTGTATTGCTCTCCGAACCCCTCACCCGCTACAAGTTGTTTCGCCGCACGATCATAATGGCGTGTATCCGTGAAATAAATCCCGTTCGGATTCAGAATACACAGAAATGCCACTCTGATCAGCAGAGCCAGTGTAATCACTATTAAAAGTTGAGACGTTTTTGTCTTTAGCATGCGCTCCTCTACCCTCGAATTCTCATATCCAGAACCTGTCCGGATTCCTCTTTAGACTCTCATATCCAGCGAAAAATCTGATAGAACCAACCGCCGGGTCAAAACCCATCGTATTGTTTCTCACTGCCGTGCCCGCAAGGATTCAAAGCATGCATCAAAAAGCCGTACCCTTGTCCGATTCCGTAACTCAAATGCGTGGCAACATAAATTACAAATAAATTTGCAAAGTACAATGGTTTTCCGGCTTTCAGGGCGGCGAAAATACTGTAACAAAAAACAAACAGGCAATACAATAAAAACGGCACGGCCGGCCAGACGGATAAAAAACCAAACACAGCCGCAAGCAGGCAAATCACCAGCAACAGCGGCGCAAACAATATGGGTTCGACAAAGCGCGGATGTTTCAAAATCAGGCGGGCCCGTCCTTTGCCGTAAACAAACATATTCTGCATCCAGCTGCCCGGACTGTCGCGCATAAAGTGCACCACCGCGGCATCTTTTAGATACAAGAGCCGGTACCCCGCCTTTGAAAGGCGAAAACTGAGGTCCTGATCTTCACCGATATTTCCCAGCGCCTCATCAAATTTCAGCGCTGCGATCTCTTTTTTACGGTACAACACATTCACAGTGGGCAAATGCGGTACATAACAATCGGATTCAAAGCGTTTACCCTGTACGGAACCATGACTTCCCAAAAAGGTGTTTAAAAAAATATTCAGCGTCGTGTAAAATCTCCCCTGGTCCGGCGGCGGGACATTGGCGCCGCCCACTCCGACCAGTTTGGCGTCTGTTTCCGCATAGTGCCTATAACCTTCAGCGAGCCGTTTCAGCCAGTTGTGCGGGGCCGTGCAGTCCGAATCGATGTACGCCACATAGGGAGACTGGGCTTCGGCCAACCCTATATTACGGCTTTTGGCGATATTGCGGACCGGATTGACCACGACTCTGGCGTTGGCATGCCGGGAGGCGTTTGTGTGCAGCCATTCCAGTGTGCCGTCTGTGGACTGATTATCGACAAACACTATTTCATACAAATCATCTCTGAAAGTCTGACGCACAAGCGATTCAAAGCAGGCTTTGATAGTCTTGATGGCGTTGTAACAGACAACAACAATTGTGATTCGGGGCATATTCATGGATTTCGCGGCTGCTGAAATTGGGCGTTAGCGGTTTTCAGATTTTTTATTTTTGTCGCGTTTGCGTACAAGATAGTTGCCGATCGCCAGTTCATGAACACATCCCCAGAGCAGATGCTCAACCGCTTCGCGCGGGCGATGTACAATGGGCAGGCCATGCCGATTAAAACTGGTATTCAGGACCACGGGCACGCGTGTTTTTTCATAGAAATGCAAAAGCACCTGATAATATTTTTCATTGGCAGGCGTGACCGTATGCACGCGCGCGGTTTTATCGACGTGGATCGCAGACGCAATATCCTGTTCCTTGCCGGGCTGTACATCAAAGGCCAGGGTCATAAACGGAGACGGACAGAAATTGACAAAATGGCTATGTCCTTTATCCTCGAGACAGCTGGGAGCAAAGGGCATAAACCAGTCGCGATTTTTCATCTGACTGTTGATAACATCACGGGTCTCTGCTTTGCGCGGATCAGCCAGCACGCTTCGCCGGCCCAGCGCCCGCGGCCCCCACTCTTCGCGACCCTGGAACCATCCAACGACTTTGCCCTGCGTCAATGCGGTTGCCACATATTCCGCAAGCTGCCCGTTGAGCTTTTCATATTCAATTTGGTCATCATATTGCTTGAGGGTCAGTTCAATGGCCTCATCATCATATTCATCCCCGAGGTCGGCATCGGTGAGTCGCCGGACCGTCGGATCTCCGGTTTTTTCATGATAAAGTTGCAGAGCCGCACCGACGGCTGTGCCGCCGTCACTGGAATGCGGATGAATAAAAAGCTCATCCACAAAATCGAGTTCACGGATAAGTTTATTGAGTTTAACGTTCAAAAAGGTGCCGCCGGCCATGGCGATCCGGGAAAATGCAAAACGTTCGCGCAGCGCTTTTATGAATTCAAGCACGCGTTCTTCAAGCAGCCGCTGGGCGGCAGCGGCCACGTGTTCGCGTCCGTGTTTTTGAATCAGGCTCATAATTTTTCGGCCCGAGTGCGTTGCCTTGAGAACAGACTCGCGCGGCACCATGATATAATCGATCCAGTACGGATAGCCGTTCCATTTGCCGTTCTCATATTGAAACACCATATCCTTAATATCATCATAGCACACATCCGGGTCGCCATAGGCTGCCAGTCCCATGGTCTTGCCCTCCCCGTCCATATATCGCAAACCCAGACAAACCGTGAACGCGGAATACCAGAGCGCAGTGGCGTACAGGGGGATTTCCTCCATCAGATGCATATTGCCGCCGCTGCACTGATAAACCTGGCCGGCAATATTTACCCCGTCGCCGTTTGGGCCGAATCCGTCCATACTGAGGGTGAGACAATCCTCAAATCCGGAGCAGCGATAGGCGCTTGCCGCATGCGAAAGATGATGATCCATAAAGATGATTTTTTCCTTGGGCGCCCCCAGACGCAACAGACCATTTTTAAACTCGGCGGGTTTGTACATTTTTTTGATATTGGGAGCCAGATATTTTAAAAAACCGGTGAAATTATGCCCGATCAATCCGAATACGGATCGCGGTAGATCGCGGATACTCTGCGAAAACAGGTCCATATAGAACGACGAAGGGGGATATCCCACTGCGAAATAGTCTATGTCATCCACGGTCAAATCTGCAGAACGCAGGGCGTGCTGCAGCGCCTGCTGCGGAAAGTTCATATCATATTTAATGCGGCTGAACCTCTCTTCAGAGGCGCCATAGCGAATATTGCCGTCGATCACCAGCGCCACACTGCTGTTATGATGGGCGCCGGCAACATCATTCAAGCCGATTATATTCATCAAATCCTCGTATTTTCAACGGTTCCGATTCAGGGGTTCCTGGTTGATACCCAGCAGGCTCATATAAAAGGAAGAAAAAACAATCTGAACACCGAGGATAATCAGCGTCGATGCGAACAGGGCCTCACGCACCTGATCAAGGGCGCCGAAATCTTTGGATATCCATGTGATCAATATATAAAGATTGATAACAAATCCGAAGAGAAAAACAATCCCGCCCGCTAAAATTCCGCGTTCCAGATTAAAAAATTTAAAGGCCTGTTCCAACTGCCGGTCGCGTTTGATGAACCGGTGAGTGAGTGCAAAAATGCGGGCGTACAAACCCAGCAACACGATCTGAAATCCCAGTATGGTCAGCATGCTGCCCAGGACCATCACGTGTGTATCAAAATTGTGTCCGGCAAAATAAAAGGGGCCCGGAAGCAGAATAATCATGATGAGCAAACCGAGGGCAAACAGTGTAAATCCGGGCCAGAGAAAAAGGTGCGTGGGACTGTACAGGAGCATAAAGCGCAAATGTCGCCAGCCGTCGCGAAATGAACGCAGGTGTGGTGAACCGCTGCGGCCGTCCCGGTAGAGAGTAACCGGGATCTCTGTCATGCGCAGGTCTGACAATGCCGCTTTGATGACCATTTCCGAAGCAAATTCCATCCCGGCGGTGGTCAGATTCATGGTATCGTAGGCATGACGGGTAAAGGCACGCATACCGCAATGGGCATCCGAAATGCCGGCGCGAAAGAACAGGTTCAGGACCCCGGTCAGCAGCGGATTGCCGATATAGCGGTGCAGCCAGGGCATGGCTTTTTTCTCAATACTGCCTTTGAACCGGTTGCCCATGACCACGTCATAGCCTTTTTCCAATTCGCGCACAAACCGCGGAATATCGCCAAAATCATAAGAATCATCCGAATCCCCGATGATGATGAATTCGCCGCGCGCCGCGGCAATGCCGGCGCGGTAAACATTACCGTAACCGCGTTTGGATTCCTGAATGATTCGGGCCTGATGGGCGCGCGCAATATCCAGAGAAGCATCGGTCGATCCATTGTCCGCGACAATAATCTCGCCCTGCATATCAAGGGTTTCCAATGCGCGTTTCGCTTTTTCGAGGCAGATGGCCAGGGTTTGCTCTTCATTGAGACACGGCATGACCACAGAAACGCGGGGTTGTTGCATAACGGATGATGTATTGGACATGATACGGCCTATTGTCCTGTGCATTTGAACAGAACGGGTACGGTTTTCATCAGAATTTTGAAATCAAGCATGATTGACCAGTCATCGATATATTTTAAATCAAGTTTCATCCAGTCCTTGAACGCCATATGATTGCGTCCACTGATCTGCCACAGACAGGTTAATCCCGGCCGCATGCTGAACCGGCGTTTTTGCCAGGTTTCCTGGATGCCTCTGACATCGCGCAGCGGCAGGGGCCTGGGTCCCACCAGACTCATATCCCCGCGGATCACATTAAAGAGTTGCGGCAGTTCGTCCAGGCTGGTTCGGCGCAGGAAACGCCCGACCCGGGTGATCCGCGGATCATCCTTTATCTTGAATACAGGACCGTCTGTCTCATTCAGATGTTCCAGTTCAGTTAGCATATCCTCCGCTCCCGGCACCATGGTTCTGAATTTCAGCATGGAAAATTTCCGCCGGTTGTAACCCATGCGCTTTTGTTCAAACAGCACAGGTCCCCGAGAATCGAGTTTGACCGCAACAAAGATCAACATAAAAATCGGCAGACAAACGATCAGCAGCACACTTGCAATGGCAACATCAATCAGACGCTTTAGCCACAGATATTTCATCTGGCGCATCGATCCGGTGTATAAAGTCATAATGGGCAGCCCGTCCAGATCAAAGGCATCGGTTTGATTGGTTTTCAGATCGAACCAGTTGGACGGAATGCGGCAGGTGACACCGATTTCCTGACATTGTTCAATGATCTCCTTGACTTTGCGGTAATACGCTTCGATGGGCAGTGCAATATAGACTTCATCAACAATTGTTTTATTGAGAAACTCGCCGAATTCATCCAAAGAGCACAAGGTGTGCGCTTTGGCTTTATCCGCGGTTTCCGTTTGTTCATCGTCAATAAATCCGAGCAGTTTATAACCCAGTTCCTTGTGGCTCATAATCTTTTGAGCCAGTTCGATCGAGCCGCGGTTGGCCCCGACAAATACCACAAAGCGTTTATTGCGCCCGCGTTCACGCAGATGCAGCAGGATCATTTTTATGATCAATCGCCCCATAAAGGTAATGACAAAACAAAGAGGCAAAAAGTACAGCAGCACATCCTTGCTGATGTTTTTGCGTACGAACAAAAGCGAGACCGCGCCGATCAAAGCCGTACCGATGCCGATGGCCTTGACCAGCTGCATCAATTCTTTATAGGAATTCATCACCCCGCGGCGCTGATACAGTCCGAACGTTTCAAAAAGTTTCAGCCAGATCAATATCAGAATTACGGCAGCGGCCAGATTGACAATCGTAATTTTGAAGGACAGAAAATCAACGATATTAGCCGGATACTCTTCCGGCGCATGAATGTAGAGCGTCGCCATGAATGTAGCGAGCATGATCAGCACATCATGAATCCGTAATACATTGTCAGCCACTGTCCGGCGCAAATTTCTCATTCAACGTCCTGTTGCAAAAATTCAAACTTTTCTTTTTTTACCAGCCGAATAATACGTATAATAGTAATCGTAATTCCCGTATAGATGCCGGATCTGCACGCGATTGAGTATAGACCCGAGCAAATTTCCCTTGACGCGTTTCAGCGTATTTTTGGCTTTGGTCAGAATCAGTTTATCATTACGTCCGGATTCCACGACGATCACCGTAGCATCCATTAGCGGCGCCAATACAGCAGCATCGGTAACGGCAATAATCGGCGGTGCATCCACAATGATCGAATCGAATTGCTGAGCGGCAAGACTCAGAATATCTTTCATCAACTCCATACCCAGAGCCTCGGAAGGATTCGGCGGTATGGTTCCGCTGGTCAGCAGAGAAAGATTGTCAACTTTGGTTCGGTGAATCACTCCGTAGAGGGCAAGCTCCAGGTCTACCATTTTTTCCACAGCCACCTGGGCATGAACCGATGTCGAACCCGAAGCGTGGTCATAGGAAGATTCTTCGTGCGGGTGAACCTGGCGGATTTTATCATGCCCGCCGTGATGCAGCAGGACATCGGCAAGACCGGGATCGCGATTCACATTAAAGATACGGTGCTGTGTCGGGCGCCTGAGGTCCGCGTCAATGAGCAGGGTTTTCAGTCCCATCTGCGCCGTAGCCACTGCCAGATTGGCGGAGGTGGTGGACTTGCCTTCCTGGGGTCCGGCGCTGGTCAACATCAGCGAACGCAACGGGTTGGACGCATTCGAAAAATTCAGATTGGTGCGCAGGGTCCGATAAGATTCTGCAACCGGCGAAGACGGAAGCAGGAACGTCACCAGATCGCCGGGTTCACCCGGCTGGGTTTCCGGAGATGTGGCATAGCGGCCTTCCCGGGACAGCGGGATGGCGCCGAGAACCGGCAGACCCAGTTTGTTTTCCAATTCTTCCACCGTTTTCAGGCCCGTGTCCATTGCTTCCATAAAAAACGCGAGTCCCACCCCCACAGTCAAACCCAGCATGACGGCAATCGCCAGGTTCAGGGCGCTGCGCGGTTTGATGGGCGAACCGGGGAGATGCGGACGGTCAATAATACGCAGACTGCC
This genomic window from candidate division KSB1 bacterium contains:
- a CDS encoding O-antigen ligase family protein, which produces MLDTLKYTKSLQVLLFLLLALGIGLSFFVLSDLSTKILMAALAALSFPFILLIIGNVRKLLMGGIVLLIPLHIDVNFYHHFRNQAGAHTMGISAIDIFVLILLFLRLFELAVRKPNVDMHFYPRLSVPAILYIQACIITLLWAPQFDLAIMQIVEMIKLFFMYLVLANYLEKPQDLRFLVWMLALTVGMQGMIALLQTVTGGTLGLAFFGEASIDGPGAGPWRVMGTLGHPNRLAMYLEILLPLCVALFFIETRKLYKFALTAIIGLGLIALIMTGSRGAWVSFVFAMGVLFFFLLKSRRVRWKALVGPAFLTLFLLIVVSFVFSDMIYQRFYGEDHGSAMSRIPMMRIAFNLITDNPIGGVGINNYQEVMRQYNDSILGLQFETISRPVHNMYLLVMGETGVIGFSMLMLLMIMLIKGLLQTLKSGHKTIAVINMALLAGIGAMCLHGLVDKHPPSGYAPFYIIMAIAAASSHMQTTKSAQPGIGES
- a CDS encoding glycosyltransferase family 2 protein, which gives rise to MSNTSSVMQQPRVSVVMPCLNEEQTLAICLEKAKRALETLDMQGEIIVADNGSTDASLDIARAHQARIIQESKRGYGNVYRAGIAAARGEFIIIGDSDDSYDFGDIPRFVRELEKGYDVVMGNRFKGSIEKKAMPWLHRYIGNPLLTGVLNLFFRAGISDAHCGMRAFTRHAYDTMNLTTAGMEFASEMVIKAALSDLRMTEIPVTLYRDGRSGSPHLRSFRDGWRHLRFMLLYSPTHLFLWPGFTLFALGLLIMIILLPGPFYFAGHNFDTHVMVLGSMLTILGFQIVLLGLYARIFALTHRFIKRDRQLEQAFKFFNLERGILAGGIVFLFGFVINLYILITWISKDFGALDQVREALFASTLIILGVQIVFSSFYMSLLGINQEPLNRNR
- a CDS encoding sugar transferase, producing MRNLRRTVADNVLRIHDVLIMLATFMATLYIHAPEEYPANIVDFLSFKITIVNLAAAVILILIWLKLFETFGLYQRRGVMNSYKELMQLVKAIGIGTALIGAVSLLFVRKNISKDVLLYFLPLCFVITFMGRLIIKMILLHLRERGRNKRFVVFVGANRGSIELAQKIMSHKELGYKLLGFIDDEQTETADKAKAHTLCSLDEFGEFLNKTIVDEVYIALPIEAYYRKVKEIIEQCQEIGVTCRIPSNWFDLKTNQTDAFDLDGLPIMTLYTGSMRQMKYLWLKRLIDVAIASVLLIVCLPIFMLIFVAVKLDSRGPVLFEQKRMGYNRRKFSMLKFRTMVPGAEDMLTELEHLNETDGPVFKIKDDPRITRVGRFLRRTSLDELPQLFNVIRGDMSLVGPRPLPLRDVRGIQETWQKRRFSMRPGLTCLWQISGRNHMAFKDWMKLDLKYIDDWSIMLDFKILMKTVPVLFKCTGQ
- a CDS encoding glycosyltransferase family 39 protein, whose product is MLKTKTSQLLIVITLALLIRVAFLCILNPNGIYFTDTRHYDRAAKQLVAGEGFGEQYNRSPMYPVIMAGVYMLFGPSFTAMRLFEIIAGLALIWVIYQIGIRLFDHKRALIAAGLAAVFPHFVLITGILYSTNIFTLFLALTTLLLLNAEEQGEIGYYALAGLTAGVSALTIPCIFFIFPFWLLWLLLSKNFGCKARLLHVVSFAVLFALVLTPWTMNNYQKYGRFTLVRMVPHTVFPDLEQSSSNEKEIESGFAETTDYLKSNPTGTDDDSILKIARNYAMNPVRSVKFMLGEMKHFWALYPDRLDMKDQDYLSRMRKKDSRVVPVARFGVWRWVKALSIAVMLPVFLLAILGLITDHPFEHRTLLMMLTIFSMAAGYSLIAAEVRYRIPVEPYILLFTAQGIYFLLKSKLNPS
- a CDS encoding glycosyltransferase; the encoded protein is MNMPRITIVVVCYNAIKTIKACFESLVRQTFRDDLYEIVFVDNQSTDGTLEWLHTNASRHANARVVVNPVRNIAKSRNIGLAEAQSPYVAYIDSDCTAPHNWLKRLAEGYRHYAETDAKLVGVGGANVPPPDQGRFYTTLNIFLNTFLGSHGSVQGKRFESDCYVPHLPTVNVLYRKKEIAALKFDEALGNIGEDQDLSFRLSKAGYRLLYLKDAAVVHFMRDSPGSWMQNMFVYGKGRARLILKHPRFVEPILFAPLLLVICLLAAVFGFLSVWPAVPFLLYCLFVFCYSIFAALKAGKPLYFANLFVIYVATHLSYGIGQGYGFLMHALNPCGHGSEKQYDGF
- a CDS encoding carbamoyltransferase C-terminal domain-containing protein, translating into MNIIGLNDVAGAHHNSSVALVIDGNIRYGASEERFSRIKYDMNFPQQALQHALRSADLTVDDIDYFAVGYPPSSFYMDLFSQSIRDLPRSVFGLIGHNFTGFLKYLAPNIKKMYKPAEFKNGLLRLGAPKEKIIFMDHHLSHAASAYRCSGFEDCLTLSMDGFGPNGDGVNIAGQVYQCSGGNMHLMEEIPLYATALWYSAFTVCLGLRYMDGEGKTMGLAAYGDPDVCYDDIKDMVFQYENGKWNGYPYWIDYIMVPRESVLKATHSGRKIMSLIQKHGREHVAAAAQRLLEERVLEFIKALRERFAFSRIAMAGGTFLNVKLNKLIRELDFVDELFIHPHSSDGGTAVGAALQLYHEKTGDPTVRRLTDADLGDEYDDEAIELTLKQYDDQIEYEKLNGQLAEYVATALTQGKVVGWFQGREEWGPRALGRRSVLADPRKAETRDVINSQMKNRDWFMPFAPSCLEDKGHSHFVNFCPSPFMTLAFDVQPGKEQDIASAIHVDKTARVHTVTPANEKYYQVLLHFYEKTRVPVVLNTSFNRHGLPIVHRPREAVEHLLWGCVHELAIGNYLVRKRDKNKKSENR